The following is a genomic window from Sesamum indicum cultivar Zhongzhi No. 13 unplaced genomic scaffold, S_indicum_v1.0 scaffold01156, whole genome shotgun sequence.
GTGATGTAAAAAGTGGGGTGtctgtgtaatttttcaaaaccactGGATTCTTCTGTAAGATGCCTACGACTCAAGGAGTGttattgtaattatcccttaaattGCAAATCCAGAAGCACATCTAAAAGGTCTGCGCTAAAACCTGGAGTGTATCTGGTCGATGATACAGTTCCTCGTCATGCTATTTATAGATAATTCAGATGACCGATATCTTTTAAAAGATAGACTGTATGGTAGCATTCGACACAGTGATATAGAAACATGCATTTTCGTTTTCAAGGACATATGAGAAGAGATACATACTGTGGGGAAAACGTTAGCaatcattatattttgttattttagtcCCAAATTTGACATAAGTGCAGGGAGGGCGATTATCATTTGCAAAGCTATAATATTCCAATCCTTAATTTTCCGACTTTCTCATCTTAtgaattctataatttaagtCATTGGTAATTACGAGTTTTGTGTATGATGAGTACCTTAAGTTGAATTTGAACATGGACAGTGTATCAAGCAAttgtagaaaattattattgggcAACTgcataataacattttttgtgtatatacatgcacttttagttttattgcaTAGAGAAATGGGTCAGAAAAAGACTACTTGGGAAGTTACGTGAAAGTAGACACATTCTAGAccgtcttttatttttattcttgattgTGCTTTCATATGCCCGAGCATGTTCTTGATATTATTTCCTGACAGCGACCACAAGTACCGAAATTTGGCAACTGGGACAGTGAAGAAGTCCCCTACACTATGTACTTTGATAATGCCAGGAAGGGGAAGAAGACTGTCCCGGGGGATCAAATCGAGCCTCAGGAAAATATTGAAGTTGAACCGAAGGTTCAAAAAGCATCTGAAGCAAAAACACCAAAGCATGAGCGGCAGTTCAgccaagaagaggatgaacTAAGGAAATCAACAGGTTTGCCTAATGTAAAAGTTCATAAACCTGCAAATGACTCATCTCACAAACAGCATAGTCATGGACAAACTGGGAGCGATAAACCGGAACCAGAACCACTGAGGGCTCCAGAAACGCTTAGGCCGAGGCACGATCGTCGGTCAAGCCGAGAAGATGGTGACATGAGAAGATTTTTGGATTCTCCATTGCGCCACGAGATGGCAGGCCAGAGAAATAGTTCTAACTCGCCTCGTCATCGTCATGGCGGCTCGAGCGCAGGGGACACACCTCGTAGGGTTGGTCGGCAGAGTGTGGGGTCTGATCGGAGTGTCGACCACTCACCATTGCATCCGCATTCCCAGCCAAGAGTTGGAGGAAGGACTAGTGGaatttcttctccttcttggGAAAGGAAAGCTACATCTGAAGGGAGCCACGGCCTAGCACCGTCTACTCCTGGAAGATCTCGGCTGAGATCTGTTACACGAGGGGATGACTCGGTAATGTCCTTTTGTTGCCTTCAGATACACTTCACAAGGTTACCCTAAAAGTGGATAAACCTGACGCATATTCTCTCATTACAAATTCATGATGTCCTCGTGCATATTGCAGCCTGACCGAAGCCCTGCTGTCCCGAAATTTGGT
Proteins encoded in this region:
- the LOC105180356 gene encoding RPM1-interacting protein 4-like yields the protein MYFDNARKGKKTVPGDQIEPQENIEVEPKVQKASEAKTPKHERQFSQEEDELRKSTGLPNVKVHKPANDSSHKQHSHGQTGSDKPEPEPLRAPETLRPRHDRRSSREDGDMRRFLDSPLRHEMAGQRNSSNSPRHRHGGSSAGDTPRRVGRQSVGSDRSVDHSPLHPHSQPRVGGRTSGISSPSWERKATSEGSHGLAPSTPGRSRLRSVTRGDDSPDRSPAVPKFGDWDETNPASAEGYTHIF